From the Penicillium oxalicum strain HP7-1 chromosome V, whole genome shotgun sequence genome, one window contains:
- a CDS encoding Mitochondrial distribution and morphology protein 34-2, with product MAFNFNWSPLMADAGFYTRAQDLLTAALNKSPKPPIIVDDIIVTELNLGSMPPDLEILEIGDLAEDRFRGIFKMSYSGDAFLTLKTRVQANPLNTYLLTRPSFASPKPLAAATPLTIPLQITLSDFKLSGFVILVFSKQKGITVVFRNDPLESLKVSSTFDSIPFVRDFLQKEIEAQLRILFMDELPAIIHRLSLRLWVPEYRTGEETNAETSKPDSASEGPGQDPLASPPQDPVDAMGHALNESEIASLSLDSAVETHHLFSQKNLLRLAALTDSQRTLSLFTPSIQEVVYRAWTAPVDSSDAAASIASPRSPTLSRVHSQIGSMASSVHETSSVISSQTRPTLSSTHSFNSYGLSLGTGRHSKAHARKRKKRVVDLRRPKTTDDAMSVSDDGTMTESTGPPSIYSAPLPMVNEQPDDPVTPPLSPETDSHLPMIPERYRSSISRPSLRRTTLTAQSEEPSYSVETIRPSRANDVEATPRGTTTTAVHFNEKAEAGASSAAARPPLPSTMLHLSQDEKPTGSSVDQLLVERLAGEIARRMREEKLMTGNPCSNFWARSQDDSPPPAYGH from the exons ATGGCGTTCAACTTCAACTGGTCGCCATTAATGGCGGACGCGGGCTTTTACACTCGCGCTCAGGATCTTCTCACAGCCGCTCTGAATAAGTCTCCCAAGCCGcccatcatcgtcgatgacATTATCGTCACGGAACTCAACCTGGGCTCGATGCCTCCCGACCTGGAGAtcttggagattggagacttGGCCGAAGATCGCTTTCGTGGTATCTTCAAGATGTCTTACTCGGGCGACGCTTTCTTGACCCTCAAAACGCGTGTGCAAGCCAACCCGCTGAATACTTACCTCTTAACCCGACCGTCATTCGCATCTCCCAAACCTCTGGCAGCAGC AACTCCGCTCACGATTCCTCTCCAAATCACTCTGTCCGACTTCAAACTATCGGGATTCGTCATTTTGGTGTTTTCAAAGCAAAAAGGTATCACCGTCGTCTTCCGGAATGATCCACTGGAATCGCTCAAGGTCTCGTCCACCTTCGACTCCATTCCCTTCGTGCGCGACTTCCTCCAAAAGGAAATCGAAGCTCAACTCCGCATCTTGTTCATGGACGAGCTGCCCGCCATTATTCACCGGCTATCTCTCCGTCTATGGGTCCCGGAATACCGTAccggagaagagaccaacgCGGAGACTTCAAAACCGGATTCCGCCAGTGAAGGCCCCGGTCAGGACCCTCTGGCTAGCCCACCACAGGACCCCGTCGATGCCATGGGGCATGCGCTGAATGAATCCGAGATCGCATCCTTATCGCTGGATTCCGCGGTGGAGACTCATCACTTGTTTTCGCAAAAGAACCTCCTCCGTCTCGCGGCCCTGACCGATTCGCAGCGCACACTCTCCCTATTCACTCCCTCCATCCAGGAAGTCGTCTACCGTGCGTGGACAGCGCCGGTCGACTCCAGCGATGCCGCTGCTAGCATTGCGTCTCCCCGCAGCCCGACCCTCTCCCGTGTTCACTCGCAAATTGGCAGCATGGCGTCATCAGTCCACGAGACATCCAGTGTCATTTCTTCTCAGACTCGTCCCACCCTGTCGTCGACTCACTCATTCAACAGCTACGGGTTGAGTCTAGGAACTGGACGCCATTCGAAGGCTCATGCCAGGAAGCGGAAGAAGCGAGTGGTCGATTTGCGACGCCCCAAGACGACTGACGACGCCATGAGCGTGAGCGACGACGGTACCATGACCGAATCCACTGGCCCACCATCCATTTACTCCGCGCCCCTGCCAATGGTGAACGAACAGCCCGACGATCCTGTGACGCCCCCTCTGTCTCCCGAGACCGACTCTCACCTACCGATGATCCCGGAGCGATACCGATCAAGCATCTCCCGCCCGAGCCTGCGTCGCACTACCTTGACCGCGCAGAGCGAAGAACCTTCCTACTCCGTCGAGACTATTCGTCCGTCGAGAGCCAATGATGTGGAGGCTACCCCTCGTGGCACTACGACAACTGCTGTGCATTTCAAcgaaaaggccgaggcggGGGCCTCATCGGCTGCAGCCCGGCCACCACTACCCTCTACCATGCTTCACTTGAGCCAGGACGAAAAGCCCACTGGTAGCTCTGTGGATCAACTCTTGGTCGAACGCCTCGCTGGCGAAATCGCCCGTCGTATGCGCGAAGAGAAGCTCATGACGGGCAATCCCTGCAGCAACTTTTGGGCTCGTTCCCAAGACGACTCTCCGCCTCCGGCGTATGGTCATTGA
- a CDS encoding calmodulin, whose translation MADSLTEEQVSEYKEAFSLFDKDGDGQITTKELGTVMRSLGQNPSESELQDMINEVDADNNGTIDFPEFLTMMARKMKDTDSEEEIREAFKVFDRDNNGFISAAELRHVMTSIGEKLTDDEVDEMIREADQDGDGRIDCTLHILSTILPLEPLRSTVGPGTLRGTVY comes from the exons ATG GCCGATTCTTTGACCGAAGAGCAAGTTTCCGAGTACAAGGAGGCCTTCTCCTTGTTT GACAAGGATGGCGATG GCCAAATCACCACCAAGGAGCTCGGTACTGTCATGCGCTCGCTTGGCCAGAACCCCTCCGAGTCTGAGCTGCAGGACATGATCAACGAGGTCGATGCCGACAACAACGGCACCATTGACTTCCCTG AGTTCCTCACGATGATGGCCCGCAAGATGAAGGACACCGAttccgaggaggagatccgTGAGGCCTTCAAGGTCTTTGACCGTGATAACAACGGCTTCATTTCCGCCGCTGAGCTGCGCCATGTGATGACCTCGATTGGCGAGAAGCTGACCGACGATGAGGTGGATGAGATGATCCGCGAGGCGGACCAGGACGGCGATGGCCGTATTGACTGTACGTTGCATATTCTCTCCACAATTCTGCCGCTTGAGCCGTTGCGATCTACCGTCGGTCCTGGTACTTTGCGTGGAACAGTATACTGA
- a CDS encoding Clathrin light chain → MADRFPSLEDFSEGQTEVIESNGATEDDFLARERAALGEDADQFATPQDHVATTNAGDDDLLGGGDGTPAEEIGQFESAFPSVDTQTQNERVAPGGTITGSGSPFPATGYGSIETEDEPEPVRQWREKRDAEIARRAQISEEKKEATEKKAQQDVDDFYVSYNNKMDKLKAQTRAEAEEFLASREDTSAGGTSWERIAKLVDVSGKGSAGGASGSGKERFRELLVDLRKDQEAPGASGI, encoded by the exons ATGGCTGATCGCTTTCCTTCCTTGGAGGACTTCTCTGAGG GCCAGACAGAGGTCATCGAGAGCAACGGTGCGACTGAGGATGACTTCCTGGCTCGGGAGCGCGCTGCTCTAGGCGAAGATGCGGATCAGTTTGCGACCCCTCAGGACCATGTTGCGACCACGAATGCgggtgacgatgatcttctgggtggtggtgacggcACACCAGCGGAAGAGATTGGACAATTCGAATCTGCTTTCCCTTCAGTTGATACCCAGACACAGAATGAG CGCGTTGCCCCTGGTGGCACAATTACTGGCTCTGGTTCTCCCTTCCCCGCGACCGGCTACGGATCTATCGAGACCGAGGATGAGCCTGAGCCTGTTCG TCAATGGCGCGAGAAGCGAGATGCCGAAATCGCGCGCCGCGCTCAGATCTctgaagagaagaaggaggccaccgagaagaaagcTCAGCAGGACGTCGACGACTTTTACGTTTCATACAACAACAAGATGGACAAGCTCAAGGCTCAAACTCGTGCCGAGGCTGAGGAATTCCTAGCCAGCCGCGAAGACACCTCTGCTGGTGGCACTTCCTGGGAGCGTATCGCCAAGCTGGTTGATGTCTCTGGCAAGGGATCTGCTGGCGGTGCAAGTGGCTCAGGCAAGGAACGTTTCCGTGAGCTGCTTGTCGATCTGCGCAAAGACCAGGAAGCCCCCGGGGCCAGTGGCATCTAA
- a CDS encoding Hsp90 co-chaperone Cdc37 — MVLDYSKWDALELSDDSDVEVHPNVDKRSFIRAKQAQIHQQREQRRHDIKTYKYERIINDGLLSRIDKLLEALKQHEDSSAPPEQFIFQTIMEFASNPTDDQAPQPPEGVHTHEKEQPKYSQMMSSLVDQVKKEFGDAKPENMYKAYIDGVQVHKDKVEGLQKELSTRLAQLEKEEGSKITSEGLHDGFNSSHVSKADTKPKAATPAKKTDVELLNPGAGSSSAAEAEDDDDDPANIEISPLAKRFAKLRPNDYAAYQRFIAEHPEIVAEKETDGLLVEAFNSQLKGEEAYARQCVHQGLLLQYCRSLGPDGIKLFFTRITTKDHRAGTLFTNDVNDTYNRIKTRAAELNKESSASNDSAGVEQIQLHAVDPNTKITINIPAANSEDPTEIEARKIFESFSPELQKALASESLDEVNKVLGNMSVEEAEQVVEQLGNGGMLSLEEGIIDGTTEEGKKKLADIEAEAKQESRESGGDVTELD, encoded by the exons ATGGTGCTCGATTACAGCAAGTGGGACGCACTGGAGCTTTCCGATGACTCGGATGTGGAAGTGCATCCCAACGTTGACAAGCGCTCGTTCATTCGAGCCAAGCAAGCTCAAATTCATCAACAGCGTGAACAACGTCGCCACGATATCAAGACATACAAATATGAGCGCATTATCAATGATGGCCTTCTCTCGCGCATCGACAAGCTTCTTGAAGCTCTGAAGCAACACGAGGACTCCTCAGCGCCTCCGGAACAGTTCATTTTCCAGACGATCATGGAGTTTGCCAGCAACCCAACCGACGACCAAGCTCCGCAACCCCCAGAGGGTGTCCACACCCATGAGAAGGAACAACCAAAGTATTCACAGATGATGAGCTCCCTGGTGGATCAGGTCAAGAAGGAATTTGGGGATGCGAAGCCAGAAAACATGTACAAGGCTTATATTGATGGCGTACAAGTACACAAGGACAAGGTGGAGGGCTTGCAGAAGGAACTTTCAACGAGATTGGCTCAgctggaaaaggaagagggcaGCAAAATCACTAGTGAAGGGCTGCATGATGGTTTCAACTCTTCACATGTTTCCAAGGCCGACACGAAGCCGAAGGCTGCTACGCCGGCAAAGAAAACGGATGTGGAGCTCTTGAACCCTGGCGCGGGAAGCTCCTCAGCCGCCGAAGccgaagacgacgacgatgatccCGCAAACATTGAAATCAGCCCCTTGGCAAAACGCTTTGCTAAGCTGAGGCCAAACGATTATGCGGCTTATCAGAGATTCATTGCCGAACATCCTGAGATTGTTGCAGAGAAAGAGACCGATGGTCTACTAGTCGAGGCCTTCAACAGTCAGttgaagggggaggaagccTATGCGCGCCAATGCGTCCACCAGGGGTTGCTTTTGCAATACTGCCGCTCCCTTGGCCCTGACGGTATCAAACTTTTCTTCACTCG TATCACAACCAAGGACCACCGTGCGGGAACTCTTTTCACAAATGATGTCAACGACACCTATAACCGGATCAAGACTCGTGCGGCCGAACTGAACAAAGAAAGCTCCGCTTCAAATGACTCTGCTGGCGTCGAGCAGATCCAACTTCATGCGGTCGATCCGAACACCAAGATCACCATCAACATCCCCGCTGCTAACAGCGAGGACCCCACCGAGATCGAGGCTCGCAAGATCTTTGAATCTTTCTCCCCAGAGCTTCAAAAAGCATTGGCATCAGAATCTCTTGACGAGGTCAACAAAGTTCTTGGCAATATGTCAGTCGAGGAGGCGGAACAGGTCGTCGAACAGCTCGGCAACGGTGGCATGCTTAGCTTGGAGGAGGGAATCATTGATGGCACCACCGAAGAAGGCAAAAAGAAGCTTGCTGACATTGAGGCAGAGGCCAAGCAGGAAAGTCGTGAGTCTGGAGGTGATGTGACCGAATTGGATTAA